In one Fodinicola acaciae genomic region, the following are encoded:
- the folP gene encoding dihydropteroate synthase encodes MVSWEAIAKSSYWEHPIRLCGRVMRQDRALLMAIVNRTPDSFYDRGRTYDWASAVAAVERAVAEGADVIDVGGVKAGPGAEVDVREEIRRVIPVVAEIRGRFPEVAISVDTWRHEVGRPACQEGADLLNDSWAGADPQLAEVAAEFGAGYVCTHTGTAAPRTRPHRVAFGDVVADVVNEVMHRAEALVRAGVPREGILIDPAHDFGKNTWHSLELTRRFGELTGLGWPVLASVSNKDFIGEALDAAVPDRLAGSLAVTAVCAWQGAAMFRTHNVGQTREVLDMVAVLAGRKPPTRAVRGLA; translated from the coding sequence ATGGTGTCATGGGAAGCGATAGCTAAGTCATCTTATTGGGAGCACCCAATACGGCTGTGTGGTCGGGTGATGCGGCAGGATCGCGCGTTGCTCATGGCGATCGTGAACCGCACCCCGGACTCCTTCTACGACCGTGGCCGGACGTACGACTGGGCGAGTGCCGTCGCCGCCGTCGAGCGGGCCGTCGCCGAGGGCGCGGACGTCATCGACGTCGGAGGCGTCAAGGCAGGGCCCGGAGCCGAGGTGGACGTACGCGAGGAGATCCGCCGGGTGATTCCGGTGGTGGCGGAGATCCGTGGCCGGTTTCCCGAGGTGGCGATCAGCGTCGACACCTGGCGGCACGAGGTCGGCCGGCCGGCCTGCCAGGAGGGCGCCGACCTGCTCAACGACAGCTGGGCCGGCGCCGATCCGCAGCTCGCCGAGGTGGCCGCCGAGTTCGGCGCCGGCTATGTCTGTACGCACACCGGCACCGCCGCTCCGCGTACCCGGCCACACCGGGTCGCGTTTGGCGATGTGGTGGCGGACGTGGTCAACGAGGTCATGCACCGCGCCGAGGCGTTGGTGCGCGCGGGCGTTCCGCGAGAGGGCATCCTGATCGACCCCGCGCACGACTTCGGGAAGAACACCTGGCATTCGCTGGAGCTGACCCGGCGGTTCGGCGAGTTGACCGGGCTCGGCTGGCCGGTGCTGGCGTCGGTGTCCAACAAGGACTTCATCGGTGAGGCGCTGGACGCGGCGGTGCCGGACCGGCTCGCCGGCAGCCTCGCGGTCACCGCGGTGTGCGCCTGGCAGGGCGCCGCCATGTTCCGTACGCACAATGTCGGCCAGACCCGAGAGGTCCTGGACATGGTCGCGGTGCTGGCGGGACGTAAGCCGCCGACGCGAGCCGTACGCGGGCTGGCGTGA